AAGGTCGGCAACTTCATTTTTGACCGTCTGCATTTTTTTCTCCGCTAAAGATTTACTCACGTTATTTATATACTGTATTTATTATAGTATTAATAATACATAATAATGGAGCCGAATTTATTTATCCGCAAATGTTGAAACCTTCCATGTTATTATTAATATGTTATTTCATTTTCTATAAATTTACTGTCTGTCAATATATTATTTTTTATCCATTTCAAGGTAACTGCAACAAAAGCTGAAGTAGCGGGAGAAAGATCTGAAAACGGCATTATAGACGCAAGACCTATCCTGCGTTTTAAAATAGGTTTAAGCGGCAAAATTTTAACATTAGGTATATATTCAGGTAATGCAAATTTTGGCATTATAGCTATCCCCAGTCCTTCTTTAACCATAGCCAATAGCGTTCCTATATTGCTTACTTTGTATTTCCACGGCGGAAGTTTTCCGGTTAACGACTTAAACGCTTTTTTTACTAATAACTGGCAGTTACTGTTCCATGTTATCATCATGGAATATTTAGTTAATTCCTCAATGCTAATTGAATTTTGAGTCGCCAAAGTATGGGCTTCGGATAAAACCACCATCATATCATCGGATATTATAGGAATTGTTTCAAGAGTATCATACGGAAATGTAATAAATCCCACATCTATCGTGCGGGATACGATCCAGTCTCTTATTTCTCCCTCTGTCCCTTCAAAAATTTTTAAATCAATTTTAGGATATCTTAATTTAAATAAACGGATTATTCCGGGGAGAAAATTAGTAGAAACGCCTTCAAAACTTCCGATTTTAACTTGTCCTGCCTGCAGTTTTAACGAAGCGCTAACTTCCTGTTTTATATACTCCATATTTGCAACAATAGCGCGTGCGTGTTTGAGTATTTTAACACCT
This is a stretch of genomic DNA from Candidatus Acidulodesulfobacterium ferriphilum. It encodes these proteins:
- a CDS encoding LysR family transcriptional regulator, giving the protein MTLNQLIILIKIIELKNFSMAADELYITQSAVSHSIADLESELDIKLIHRGKDGIYPTETGVKILKHARAIVANMEYIKQEVSASLKLQAGQVKIGSFEGVSTNFLPGIIRLFKLRYPKIDLKIFEGTEGEIRDWIVSRTIDVGFITFPYDTLETIPIISDDMMVVLSEAHTLATQNSISIEELTKYSMMITWNSNCQLLVKKAFKSLTGKLPPWKYKVSNIGTLLAMVKEGLGIAIMPKFALPEYIPNVKILPLKPILKRRIGLASIMPFSDLSPATSAFVAVTLKWIKNNILTDSKFIENEITY